ATAACCTCTTCTTttgaacattttatttattgggATTCCACTTTCTAGCCGCATAAAAGCACCAGACAGCTTCTGAGTCTCCAAGAGCAAAATAACTGACAGTTCTTTCCTCCAGCATTTCTCCACATCCTTTTGGCCATCCGGTGTACTCAGAATGCATTATTCAAACATTAAACCGGGACACATAATTTTGCATTACTATATTTATACCAGCAAgtttttgcagggtttctgaATAAGTTAAATCATACTTGTTCTATCAGTTTCATTACTGGGTTGTAGAAACCAAGTTGGCATATTTTCTCTCAGTGATGATTCAAAATTATCTagattatttaattttatttaatatCAGCAAATTATTAAAACATTACCGTATCTCTGTGTTGGTTAAATCGGATGAAGTGCAGCCAGAGTTTTGGCAAACAAGTTGATTTCATTCAATTTTACCACCAGGCCAACCATCTTTTAGGTCTCTCTGAGTGTCCATCACCCTTTTGTCTCTTATTTCCAGGCTGAACCGACAGTTAGGTACCATTCGGGCTTCCTGCCCACTGGCACCAGTAGTCCTCTCGTGGGGGGCATCCTACCCCAGCGGGCAGTGCGCTCTTCAGCGAGCTACACACTAGGCCTCTCTCCTAACATGGGAGTGAGGCCCACAGGGCCTGAACCCTTTCTCAGACACTCTGGCTGCCCCAACCCTCCCTATCCTAGAGAAGACAGCCCCTCCCAACCCCGCCCCTCACCTACAGGGTCGCTGGCCACCAGTCCACCGGGCATGTGCTCCCCTGCCTTTAGACCACCTCAGCATCCCTCGCCAAGGCCTCCGCCAGACCCACCCAAGGTGACCCATGAACAGTTTAAGGCAGCTTTGCAGATGGTTGTAGATAAGGGAGATCCGCGATCCTACCTGGACAACTTTGTGAAAATTGGTGAGGGATCCACGGGGGTGGTTTGCATCGCAACAGAGAAGCACAGCGGCAGGCAGGTGGCGGTGAAGATGATGGACCTGCGgcggcagcagaggagagaactGCTCTTTAACGAGGTACGATAGCTAAAGTAACGCCTCACAAATCACACCTATATACTGCCACGATATTTAGAGACCTGTACATAGAGATGCATAGTTGTTCACGTCCTACATGCTGTCAGAATCTTTATTGAATCTAGTGTGAACTAGCAAACATCTTAAGGAGGGTTGACAGTTGTAAAGACCACTGTGATCAAAAGTGGGCCAAATTTAAAGTGCCATTAAGCTCACGTTGTCCGGAACTATACCTGTTAAGTGTTGTCTATGACTAAGCCTCACTGTACCTTTATTTGCACAATCATGCCGGTTTCCTAATCACTATAAACTACTCATGTTCTAAATATGTTGCACAACTCCTGGGGTAAGAGAAGGTTATCTTCTGGAAAAATGTGAGGGATTAGTTCAAAGGACATTAATTAGTGAAACTACTGCTAAAGAAAACTTATTTGCCAACTTAACTTAAGCATGCAATTTTTTTGTGAACTTACTTGTGACGATATTTTGTCCCACAGGTGGTCATCATGAGAGACTATCAGCACCGGAACGTGGTGGAGATGTTCAAGTCCGCGTTGGTGGAAGAGGAGCTTTGGGTTATCATGGAGTACCTACAGGGTGGAGCGCTGACCAACATCGTCTCTGAGACAAGGTGCGGACACAGATCACTACAGTGGTGCAGTTTTGCTTTCAGAAGTTATGATATCatctttaaaaacataaatggccaccagggggcagtgcGGTACTGAACGGTGAGTGCAGAAACACTGTTCGCTtaattctcctcctccaggctgctTTTCTGTCCCACATACCTGATTTTCACAAACTAAATAAAtcacagaaagaaaaagctcTTACAGAAAATGTCTCTCTCTAAAATATGAAACAGGAGCTACAAAATGTAAAGCATCCGTATAGGTTTAAATTTTCCTTTTCAACACGAGGACGAGTGTTGTTTTTAGCTGACACGTTGCCTTTAATGCTGTCTGAAATGGTTAAAGAGTTTGTGTTTGGCTGTAGAAATGAATAAATGCTGAAGACagctgcttgtttgtgttttgcaggCTGAATGAAGAGCAGATTGCCACCGTATGTGAAGCGGTTTTGCAAGCTCTGGCCTATCTCCATTCTCAAGGAGTCATCCACAGAGACATCAAGAGTGATTCTATACTGCTCACATTAGATGGACGGGTAGGATCTGTTGTTCACCtcttttgtctctttatttGTTTGGCTCTGTTAACATTAAAGTGCACGTTCTCTGCAGGTGAAGCTCTCAGATTTTGGTTTCTGCGCTCAGATCAGCAAGGACATCCCTAAGAGGAAATCTCTTGTGGGGACACCCTATTGGATGGCTCCTGAGGTCATTTCCAAAACACCATATGGCACTGAGGTGAGGAAGCCAATATTTTCCCTGCAGGGGAAATACAACAGATCTGACACGTAGCGTGACTGGTTGATGTTCGGCCAGGTGGATATATGGTCAATGGGCATCAtggtggtggagatggtggacGGAGAGCCCCCTTATTTCAGTGACACTCCCGTCGCAGCCATGAAGAGACTAAGGGACGAGATGGCTCCTACAGTGCGAAATGTCAGCCAGGttggaaataaacacacagcacataATAACTTAAAAGACTGTTGTCCCACATTCAGGCTAAATCATGTAAATCATTTGTTTAGCATCACTTCTACATGAATTTTAATATAAGAAATGCTGCATTTATTGGAACCAAAAACATTTACTTATCATGTTTGATGGTCTAGATCTCCCCGGTCTTAAAAGATTTCCTGGACCGTATGCTTACCCGGGACCCCTTAGAGCGGGCCAGTGCCACTGACCTGCTCGAACACCCCTTCCTGCTGCAGAGTGGCTCACCTCAGTGTCTGGTCCCGCTGGTGGAGCAGTACCGTAAGCGCATGTCCCGATGCTGACCCCGATGGGCTCCCTCTAACACCAACCTTCAGTCTCACCCGTCCAGGAACCCGGACAGGACTAGAACTGGGATCCAACTCGTCTAGCACCCAAGCCAGTGGGCTATGGGCTTCAGAGAAGCTGACCCACATGGCACACAGCTGCCAGTGTGATGGTGGCAGAATGGGTGGCAAGATAGCGCATGGACCCTGGGCATGAAAGAAGCACTTTAGGAGTGAGTTTACAGCAGCATGTCGTTTTTCACCTCTCGGTCGTTCGATCCAATATTGATTGGCCTTCTATACAACGGAATTCAATAAGACACAGGGTGCATAAATCAATATTCCACGTAGCTGTAAGTCAACATGCAACTTCCTCTCAGAGAGTGTGGTGGCTGTATCTCATTAATGACCTTTAAAGTTACCTCTGTACAGTCACACTCCCTGTTGTGGAACCCTAACCATAGTACACGACCCAAACCCCAAAAGTGAACTGTTTGCATGGCTGAATGGAGGCGCACCTGGCCCAAAGTGAATGCTTGAATAAGTATCAAACCCATGATGTGAAAGACAGTTCGTCGTTGTTAGCATCACAAATGGGTAGATGAAAGCCCAGCTGCTGCTAATGGGCTCCCAGAACGTCACCAACGCCACACTCttctttttcatatttatttttgagttccaaaatctgttgTTGGTCGTTTCGATGTGAATACATTTCATCAATTATGTATTAACTTCAAATATAAAGCAGATAAGTTAATAATGTAAATACAAATGATGAATATTAGGTCCTGCTGAGTTACGGCAGTAATATATATGAGACAAATGTAATGGAAAggacgcacgtgtgtgtgtgtgtgtgtgtgtgtgtgtgtgtgtgtgtgtgtgtgtgtgtgtgtgtgtgtgtgtgtgtgtgtcagtgtttgcCTCTGATACAACCCTGTTTCTATTGTGAGAGAgtctttttaaaacacaggatCTGTGTgttgctctttaaaaaaaagatgtgtgtgGTTGCATTTGTTTGCCTAGGACAAGCACACAGGTTCTGGCATGTGATGCTGCAGGATGTCCGCCTGCTGAGAAACACTTTGCACATAGTCTTTGTACTTAAACATGGATACCTGTTGACATGGTTCATGTATTTCTATGTCCGCGTGGGTCATTCACAACAAAGAGAGTTACACATTATAATTTTGTATCAATCGATCAATAAACGATGCATACTAGACTGACTTGATCCTGGACTGTcatcatttaaacacacacacacacacacacacacacacacacacacacacacaccaaaatgaTACGAGCCGATCATTTTATGTggtttatttaatatttaacaatGAACCATACAGCACACAAAGAGTCcctttaaaagcaaaaatacCACAAAtctggaaaacacaaaacaatatCAATCAGTTAATTACAATCTTATACAGGAAATCAGAGTTGGAAAGAGTTATTACAAGAGCCATAGATAAAACCTGCTTACTGTAATAGCAAAATTGAATGCAACAAGACTTCTTTTAAATGAGGGATACATGACCTGAAAAGTAAAGAATGCTTTTCTTGTTAAATAAGCAACCGGCCTACATCACGGCGCCGCATGAATCGCCCCTCGTGggttttctgcagcttctgttgcGTTGGACTAATTGCGGGCGGGCTGAGATGAGCAGCTGTCAAACTCGCACTTCACCCCGCTGATGCTGCCAAGGCTCGGCTGGCTCTCGACCTGCTGGTGCGTGTGGGAGAGGGGGAAGGTTTCTGAGCGGGACATGCGCCCGCGGCCGCCGGAGGACCCGGATGAGCAGTCTATCACCATCCTCATGAACTCCGGTGCCGTGAACCTGCGCAGCAGCCTGGTGCCCATGCCCATGAGCCCTGGGGTGCGGCTCGGGACCTTCCCAGACTCCGTCTCCCCTCTGGAGAACAGCTTGCTGTGTCGGCCGATGCTCGCCcgtttctgctgctctctccCGTGTGCGGGTGCTGGGTTAcccccctcttccttctgtGACTTGaagttctcctctcctgctttcACGGGCAGATTTTTCCCACATAAGAGAGTTTTCGGCGCTGTCTTGTTGGCATCGTTGGTCAACTTGAGCGAATGTCCCAGACTCTCTGTCTTGTCGATGAGGCATCGCTCTTCCTGTAAGGAGGCTCTCTTTAACTTGCTGGCTGACAGGCTCATATCACTCGCCTCCCCCTGATAGGACTGTTTCCTGGTGCTCAGGATGTCCATGTTAAAGGACTTTGCTTTCCCCCAGGCAGGAAAACTTACTGATGGACGCTCCTGGATTCCAGCATCTTTTTGAGCTGGTTCATGAGAGGAGCTCTGTGTTTTAACCCCTCTTTGCTCCCTCAGCTGGCAGTTTTGAAGTTTGGCACTGTAGGTGATGCCTTGTTCCCCCTCCGCCTGGGTTCTTTCTACCTGAGGAGGCAGGGCCCAGCTGTGGCGATGGGTGTCCTCTTGAGAGTGGCTCCGGGGACAGCTGATTCGACTCCAAGACCCGCCGCTGTCTCCGATCTTCAGCTGCTTCTCAAACACCCCGGGCAGTTGGTCTTCCTTGTTATTTAGCTGCTTTGAGAACTTTTCCAGGATGTGCCTGGGCAGCCGGTTAGGCAGGCGGCGTTCTCCTTCCCCAGTGCTGCCCAAATCAATGAATGGATCGGCTGTGTTAATACTCCTTCTCCAGGAAAAGTTCAGGATCTGCACACACTGGTTGTGTCCAAAGAAGCTGGCGACATCAGTCGCTGAATGGCCAGCGTTGTTGGTCCTGTCGAGCCTCAGTCCCAACCTCTTGAACGCCCGGACCAGGAAGTCCAGGACCTGGCTGTGCCCCGAAAAAGCGGCGTACATCAGAGCGCTGTTACCCCAGGTGTCAGGGACATCTGGGTCAGCGTTAAACTGCACCAGAAGCTTGACCACGTCCAGGTGACCTATTTCACATGCATGGCTCAGGGCGGTCCGATCGTCCTCATCCTGACAGTTGACATCAGCTCCTTTCTCCAGGAGCAGGCGGGTGAACTTGGCCCTGGTCCCCGGGTCCTGCAAGCCGACGGCGTACATGAGCGGGGTGCGACTGTTTTCTGTCTTAGAGTTGATGATGCGTCCGTCCAGAGCATCTAGGATAAAGCGCGCCAGGTGCACTTTTCCTCCGTGCATGGCATCAAGGAAGGTCTTGGTCCCAGAACCTTGGTGCAAGTCCTTCGGCCGCATCATTCTGGAGCCAAGAATGTGATAAAATGAGAGAGCAGGAACTTTGCTGAGGCTCTGTGttcagaaagagagagagagggagagatcagCTCCCTCGGAGTAAGACTGGAAGAGGAGCGGTGAGTGGTTTTATACCTCCCTCGCTACATGCCCGCCCCACGTTGCCAAGGAAACAAACGTCTGAGGACCATTATGCAGTGACAGAATCCATTCAGTCCGCGCACTCTCTGACTGGAGATAAACGCATGCTATTTAAAGAGAATAATTAGGGAAGCGGAAAAACATCTCCATGTGAGGTCTATGAGTTAAACTTTCACTCTGAGTCATTTTAACTTTTGTAAAATAATTGAGCATAATCGTTAAATACATGTCTTTTTAAAGTGCAATGAAGCATTTTAAAGGTATGCGAATGAGCCTGATCCTCTAacaactttttattttttttaattccaaatGCCTGAAACTACTCTATTATAAATCCCTTTTTACAGTAGATTTACATATCAGCATGCACAAAATTCTTTCTTTGCTTGCTCTTGCAGGTTATTTAATCACCTAGAAAGTAATGATTATGCCAGGCTGCTTTAAACACTCAAGTTTGACGCTGAAGGTTTTTTAAGCCACCACTGGACCACTGACCTGCATAAATGAgataagaataaataaatgaatcccTGTTAAGTGACCTTGTTGAATTGGAAAACAATGCTGTTTGCATTACCCATGCTGATTCAAATAAAGATATTAAATAATAAAGATATAAAGATATGTTGGCCCTTACATGCCTTTCCAATTACACATGGCACCGCATCGCCGCTCATTATTGATGTCAAATGCTAAAATCTAGCTTTTATCCCTGCAAGTCAACCACAGCAACCTGCCACACAGCATTCTCCTCTACAACTGTGGATTTCTCTCAATACTTATTATAAATCCCAGCAAGAACAAAGCTGTGCCAAACAGCGAGAGAGACACGGGGGGTTCTGACTTCCTCTCTGTTCACCACCCGCCTTCATCAGAACCTCAGCACGACCTTATTACTGAGCGCCAACGTGGCTGAGAAGCATCTGCGTGTAAAGGCTGTTCTTTTTAAACAGTTGCATCGCTTTTGATGAGCTCAAGTATGGTAGCACCTGATGCTACTTTACAAATGCTACTTTACAATCAGATTACAGCCACATTCAGATTACACATATGGGTTATTGATGGCCAGAGGTTCAACCCAGGTAACAAAAAGGAAGCGCTGGTGTGTCACAGTGCTGATAATCTGCTagtaatgtgcatgtttttggaccgCTGACGGAgtatctggaaaaaaaatcaaacgaGGTCAACATGTTACAGGATGTTCCCACTGTAGCCTGCAGTTCTATCACACTCTTCTCAAATTAATTTGctagcaaagaaaaacaaaaacaggccaTTCCTCTCTGTAGAACATCACTCCGTTCTGTGTTTACAGTTCCGTTTACTTCTCACATAGCTATCTAGTTTAAGAtcaatgttctctttttttggtgtgtttttgttttgtcattgTTTTCTACTATAGCATCAGCCAACAGAGAGCCCAGTTTCAACCAATTTTTGGATTAAAATCCCTTTTGGATGTAATTATAATCTCAACAGTCTATCAtaatttgagggtttttttttaaatgaccttGGCAAAACCTGAATGAAATGTGAATCAGCGTCAAGAGACCAGCTAATATGAGAGATTTTATTCAATAAAGCAGACGTGTCAAGGTAAATATCTGATCTCCCATTCATCGCTGCTTTGGCCCAGGCAGGAGCCCCTGTGAATGCCTGATTAATAATTTAAGCGGATGACATGCTAAGGTGTTATCCGCAGATCTTAAACGTCTTAATTGGTCACCGGGGAGATCGCATGCACTTTCGGCGCCACAAAAATCAACAAACCTCATAAGGTTCTCTGAGAAAAACCTGTAAGTGGAAACTGAGCTAAACCCCCTTGGTAACTCCACTTAGCCGCTAACACCTGGGGCTAAATCAGTGCACGAGGTTCACATAAGGTTCATCAAGGCCTATTCATTAGGGTAAAATGCATTGCTCCCTGTGTCTCAACACCTCCTCGCCCTCCACGGAAATCTGCTGTGCACTAATTACACCTGAGAATGATGCAGTTCAGGCTATCACCTGCCCTGTGGGCTGAAAAACAGGATGCAGCTTGTAGTCACCTTTATTTTCCATTCGGAGCACATTTATGGAGGGGAAAACGAAAGGAGCTGAGGTACAATTAGTCTAATGAAGTCGTTACTGTGAAGATATCCTTGCAGCATTTCCCCTTGTTTGCCATGTTTTCCCTCCAAATTGCAACAAAACATCATTTGCGGTATTTCCTCGCAGTTATGTAACGCGGCTGCTCTATCTTTTGAACCCTGGGACACAGCAACTCCAGTAGGGGATGGGGGCTGTTCAATTGATGCATTCATATTCAATAAGAAGAATCATGCCTCTGCGCTCATTCAGTTCCTGTAATACTCTTTGATTTGATGCAAGGACCCTGCAGCGGGAGGCCGAACAGAGATTTCACACACCTTCCGTTCCAGGAAAGAGGCAGCAGCTGGCTGTCACTGCACAAGCGCCGTTGCATTCGTATCCCAGCTAAGGTTGAGGTGAGGTCACCggttgtcctgtagcagagatCAAACATCGCGTTAGTCACTTTGCCTCTGATTCCGGGGTAGAAACTTAAACCGTTTGAAGACCCTGAAGGCGCGACAGTAGCTGCCACCCAGCAGAGGAGACCGTCCCTCGTGCTCTCATCAATTAGCACCATGAATCACCCTCATTGAGCAGATGGTAAATAGCAGACTGTACGTTCAGCCATTTAGATGGCTTTAATGTCAGTGTTCAGGCTTAGACATCTTGGACAGCTAAAGCATGGCTGGTCTGTGCTGCGGCATTATCTGGATGACTGTTCAGGAGATCAgggagaaaaatgcaaataattagAATACTGAGAATGTTGAAGTGCTAATGGGCCATTAAAAAGTGTCAAAATACAATAAATGCATTGCATAACAGACTGTATTAATTCATTCATTGTGTAATGTGTTTGTGCTTTGACGGTCAAGCAAAACTTATGTGTGGTGGTTTTCTTGCCtcatcaggagaaaaaaagccAGTTACAAAATTTGTCATGCTATTCTGAATAAATGTCATTTAGTACCTAATGTGAGATGTAACAAATGTAACAAATAGCTAAAACAAACGAAATTGGTTCTTAATATAAAGTTTGCAGCCCTCAGCCCTGGTCTATGTGATTTAtaaccaaacaaaaac
Above is a genomic segment from Takifugu rubripes chromosome 2, fTakRub1.2, whole genome shotgun sequence containing:
- the pak6 gene encoding serine/threonine-protein kinase PAK 4 — encoded protein: MHTLASWRRKAPLIPTQQGTFPRGHTVTPVDLRMFRKKKKKRPEISAPKNFEHRVHTSFDAKRGCFVGLPTQWQSLIENLRRPKPMVDPSRITEVELRPKKTIVRGSMIGHGDYIAALINDMSRLSVTSSNSLRKSSPSARKRAQSLGRLGEVSEGDPYQYESLTQDDEEEEDAAQDHWTEKARNIHSETNTPYLGMKKSITLQPNGILPKAKSTYEVGSHPVSYQNIPVPSYGAYMSGELSSPQERVIWKKDFQLPRGMPPSQRPIACFYSPAMTLHQPLGDQTPVSSEARPTLPTYMQTQNSPGRPFSSYDLKAEPTVRYHSGFLPTGTSSPLVGGILPQRAVRSSASYTLGLSPNMGVRPTGPEPFLRHSGCPNPPYPREDSPSQPRPSPTGSLATSPPGMCSPAFRPPQHPSPRPPPDPPKVTHEQFKAALQMVVDKGDPRSYLDNFVKIGEGSTGVVCIATEKHSGRQVAVKMMDLRRQQRRELLFNEVVIMRDYQHRNVVEMFKSALVEEELWVIMEYLQGGALTNIVSETRLNEEQIATVCEAVLQALAYLHSQGVIHRDIKSDSILLTLDGRVKLSDFGFCAQISKDIPKRKSLVGTPYWMAPEVISKTPYGTEVDIWSMGIMVVEMVDGEPPYFSDTPVAAMKRLRDEMAPTVRNVSQISPVLKDFLDRMLTRDPLERASATDLLEHPFLLQSGSPQCLVPLVEQYRKRMSRC
- the ankrd63 gene encoding uncharacterized protein ankrd63, whose protein sequence is MMRPKDLHQGSGTKTFLDAMHGGKVHLARFILDALDGRIINSKTENSRTPLMYAVGLQDPGTRAKFTRLLLEKGADVNCQDEDDRTALSHACEIGHLDVVKLLVQFNADPDVPDTWGNSALMYAAFSGHSQVLDFLVRAFKRLGLRLDRTNNAGHSATDVASFFGHNQCVQILNFSWRRSINTADPFIDLGSTGEGERRLPNRLPRHILEKFSKQLNNKEDQLPGVFEKQLKIGDSGGSWSRISCPRSHSQEDTHRHSWALPPQVERTQAEGEQGITYSAKLQNCQLREQRGVKTQSSSHEPAQKDAGIQERPSVSFPAWGKAKSFNMDILSTRKQSYQGEASDMSLSASKLKRASLQEERCLIDKTESLGHSLKLTNDANKTAPKTLLCGKNLPVKAGEENFKSQKEEGGNPAPAHGREQQKRASIGRHSKLFSRGETESGKVPSRTPGLMGMGTRLLRRFTAPEFMRMVIDCSSGSSGGRGRMSRSETFPLSHTHQQVESQPSLGSISGVKCEFDSCSSQPARN